Proteins found in one Quercus robur chromosome 2, dhQueRobu3.1, whole genome shotgun sequence genomic segment:
- the LOC126713360 gene encoding uncharacterized protein LOC126713360 → MPGMEQFRHIGEVLGSMKALMVLQDDVQFNQCQCCLLFDIFCLAFDTIAEEIRQNLKFEEKNKKWKALEPPLGELYRVFKEGELYIKYCLDFKDWWGKAISIHQNKDCVEYHIHNLFCLFPAVIEAIENAGEIAGLDEDDMKKRKVVLTRKYNKEWNDPKLFYWRFGKQYLIPREICNRLESAWRQDKWRLIEALEDKRILLSDALTKNEHRLADLLIKKLNGSEQFKGKLFPSSILLGAKDYQVRRRLEGGGQYKEIHWLGESFVLRHFYGEVESLNSEISTLLSLSHPNVLQYLCGFYDDDKKECLLVMELINKDLISFMKENCSARRRILLSFPVAVEIMLQIARGMEYLHSQKIYHGDLNPANILVKVRNSTEGYLQVKVSGYGLSSVKNTTRNSTDQNTDQGTTDTCIWYAPEVLAEQEQPGSAFTCKYSEKADVYSFGMLCFELLTGKVPFEDGHLQGEKMSRNIRTGERPLFPFPSPKCLVNLTKKCWQNDPAQRPSFSSICRILRSIKKFLAMNPDNGQPQLLSPSVDLCEIEALFVKKFPAEEGGDPAPVSRIPFQMFAYKLAEKDKTSMSIKDDKSQDPTNDATSTDRDDGVSVVDDQLVPASDTASVSFDLISVSSETSVKKISQRNKSAEHKMRKGPGTTKTQAPRHSPAQSPLRTFSHNLRPTKGSMSPLTMSPMHPRIRGRPVPNS, encoded by the exons ATGCCCGGAATGGAACAATTCCGGCATATTGGAGAGGTGCTTGGAAGTATGAAGGCCCTCATGGTGTTGCAAGACGATGTTCAATTCAATCAATGTCAGTGCTGTTTGCTGTTTGATATTTTTTGCTTGGCATTCGACACAATTGCAGAGGAGATAAGACAGAACCTGAAGTTTGAAGAGAAGAACAAGAAATGGAAAGCTCTTGAGCCACCTTTGGGAGAGCTCTACAGGGTTTTTAAAGAAGGTGAGCTTTACATTAAGTATTGCTTGGATTTCAAGGATTGGTGGGGAAAAGCAATCAGTATCCATCAGAACAAAGATTGTGTTGAATATCACATACACAACTTGTTCTGCTTATTCCCTGCTGTAATTGAGGCCATAGAGAATGCTGGAGAGATAGCGGGACTCGATGAGGATGACATGAAAAAGAGGAAAGTCGTGCTCACGAGGAAGTACAATAAGGAGTGGAATGACCCAAAACTTTTCTATTGGAGATTTGGGAAGCAGTACTTGATCCCTCGAGAAATATGTAACCGGTTGGAGAGTGCTTGGAGGCAAGATAAATGGAGGCTTATTGAAGCACTAGAGGATAAGAGAATTTTGCTCTCTGATGCTTTGACAAAAAATGAGCACCGCCTTGCAGACTTACTGATCAAGAAACTAAATGGGTCAGAGCAATTTAAGGGGAAACTTTTTCCAAGTTCAATTTTATTAGGAGCAAAGGATTACCAAGTGAGGCGCCGGTTAGAAGGGGGAGGCCAGTATAAGGAAATTCATTGGTTGGGGGAAAGTTTTGTTTTGAGGCACTTCTATGGGGAGGTTGAATCTTTGAATTCTGAGATTTCTACCCTCCTATCACTTTCCCACCCCAATGTATTGCAATACCTTTGTGGCTTTTATGACGACGATAAGAAAGAGTGCTTGCTTGTTATGGAGTTGATAAACAAAGATCTCATCTCCTTCATGAAGGAGAATTGTAGCGCAAGGAGGCggattcttctttctttcccGGTTGCTGTTGAAATCATGCTTCAGATTGCAAGAGGCATGGAATATCTCCACTCTCAGAAGATCTATCATGGAGATCTGAACCCTGCTAATATCCTTGTCAAAGTGAGGAATTCCACAGAAGGCTATTTACAAGTGAAGGTCTCAGGTTATGGCTTATCATCAGTAAAAAATACTACTCGAAACTCAACAGACCAAAATACAGACCAAGGTACAACAGACACTTGTATTTGGTATGCGCCTGAAGTTCTGGCTGAGCAAGAACAGCCTGGAAGTGCTTTTACTTGTAAGTACTCAGAGAAAGCAGATGTCTATAGCTTTGGTATGCTTTGCTTTGAGCTCTTGACAGGGAAAGTTCCTTTTGAAGATGGCCATCTACAAGGAGAGAAAATGAGTCGAAATATAAGGACCGGGGAAAGGCCTCTCTTCCCATTCCCTTCACCTAAATGTCTTGTGAACTTAACCAAAAAATGCTGGCAAAATGACCCAGCTCAGCGCCCAAGTTTCTCATCCATCTGTAGGATTTTACGTTCCATCAAGAAATTCCTTGCAATGAACCCCGACAATGGTCAACCTCAACTGCTCTCACCTTCTGTAGACTTATGTGAAATAGAGGCTTTGTTTGTAAAGAAATTTCCTGCAGAAGAGGGTGGTGATCCAGCTCCTGTATCGCGAATTCCATTTCAAATGTTTGCTTATAAACTTGCTGAGAAGGATAAGACTTCTATGAGCATTAAAGATGATAAGAGTCAGGATCCAACAAATGATGCGACCTCAACTGACAGAGATGATGGCGTGTCTGTAGTGGATGATCAATTGGTACCAGCTAGTGATACAGCTTCAGTTAGTTTTGATTTAATATCAGTTTCTTCTGAGACCTCAGTAAAGAAAATTTCACAAAGAAATAAATCTGCAGAACATAAGATGAGAAAAGGCCCAG gaacaacaaaaacacaagcaCCAAGACATTCACCAGCACAATCACCATTGAGAACATTTAGCCACAATTTGAGGCCAACCAAGGGGAGTATGTCGCCATTGACTATGAGCCCTATGCACCCAAGAATAAGAGGCAGGCCTGTCCCTAATTCTTAG